A genomic segment from Poecilia reticulata strain Guanapo linkage group LG3, Guppy_female_1.0+MT, whole genome shotgun sequence encodes:
- the LOC103462052 gene encoding very long-chain acyl-CoA synthetase encodes MELFFISTILASAFIIPFALKTLFPYLWLDLRYAGVLVRILVSYVANRRRRPPSFALERFLEQAAALSDKPFIAFGDETYTYADTDRESNKIANALRSQPGYEAGVTAALFMGNEPRFLFTWLALAKLGSPVALLNYNIRSKSLLHCFNCCKATVLLAAAELKEAVEDVLPSLMDQGVTVLLMVKSCDTPGIVSFSDKVEEAADTPLPPSIRSHVTFKSPAVYIYTSGTTGLPKAALVDQNRLLSALAVITAYGVKSEDVMYVNLPLYHTAGFLVGFLGCIETGSTLVLKRKFSASQFWDDCRKYNVTVIQYIGEVMRYLCCTPKRDNDKDHKVRLAIGNGVRAEVWKEFLSRFGSIHVFEFYASTEGNIGFLNYTGKIGAVGRVHFLHKRLFPYTLVKYDTERDEPVRDANGLCIETSKGKTGLLVSKITDITPFVGYAQNEEQTERKKLRNVLKKGDLYFNTGDLMRIDKDNFVYFQDRVGDTFRWKGENVATTEVSDILSMSDCLQEANVYGVQVPGHEGRAGMAAATLKNDARFDGSKLYDHVVSYLPSYARPRFIRLQSAVEVTATFKQMKVKLVNQGFDPENTQEPLYVLDDRAKSYVPLTAEVYRSILSGSVKL; translated from the exons ATGgagttgtttttcatttctaccATTTTAGCGAGCGCTTTCATCATCCCCTTCGCGCTGAAAACCCTTTTCCCCTATTTATGGCTGGATCTCCGATACGCCGGAGTTCTGGTGCGGATTTTAGTCAGCTACGTAGCGAACCGAAGAAGGAGACCTCCGTCCTTCGCGCTGGAGCGCTTCTTGGAGCAAGCCGCGGCGCTGTCAGACAAACCCTTCATCGCGTTTGGAGACGAGACCTACACGTACGCGGACACGGACAGAGAGAGCAACAAGATTGCCAACGCGCTCCGGTCTCAGCCCGGGTACGAGGCTGGAGTCACCGCCGCACTCTTCATGGGAAACGAGCCCAGGTTTTTGTTTACTTGGCTGGCTCTGGCTAAACTCGGCTCTCCCGTCGCTCTCCTGAACTACAACATCCGGAGCAAGTCTCTGCTGCACTGCTTCAACTGCTGCAAGGCCACGGTGCTGCTTGCAGCTGCAG aGCTGAAAGAGGCAGTGGAGGACGTGCTGCCCTCACTGATGGACCAGGGTGTCACGGTCCTCCTTATGGTCAAATCTTGCGACACTCCAGGAATCGTGAGCTTCTCTGATAAGGTGGAAGAAGCCGCCGACACACCGCTACCTCCATCCATCAGATCACACGTCACATTCAAAAGTCCTGCCGTCTACATTTACACCTCTGGCACTACTG GTCTTCCTAAGGCAGCTTTGGTCGATCAGAATCGCCTCCTATCAGCTCTAGCTGTTATAACTGCATACGGTGTAAAATCCGAGGATGTCATGTATGTCAACCTGCCGCTGTACCACACTGCAGGGTTTCTCGTTGGATTTCTTGGCTGCATCGAAACAG ggtcaACTCTAGTTCTGAAAAGAAAGTTTTCTGCCTCTCAGTTCTGGGACGACTGCAGGAAGTACAATGTGACTGTCATTCAGTATATCGGAGAAGTGATGCGCTACCTCTGTTGCACACCAAAG AGGGACAATGACAAAGACCATAAAGTCAGACTGGCCATTGGCAATGGAGTCCGAGCAGAAGTCTGGAAAGAGTTCCTGAGTCGCTTTGGAAGCATCCACGTTTTCGAGTTTTATGCCTCCACAGAGGGAAACATAGGATTCCTGAACTACACAGGGAAAATAGGAGCAGTTGGACGAGTTCACTTTTTGCACAAG AGATTGTTTCCCTACACACTTGTGAAGTACGACACAGAGCGCGACGAACCGGTGCGAGATGCCAACGGTCTCTGCATTGAGACCTCGAAAG GTAAGACGGGACTGCTGGTGTCGAAGATTACAGACATCACACCTTTTGTCGGATACGCTCAAAACGAAGAGCAGACGGAGAGGAAAAAGCTACGCAATGTCCTGAAAAAAGGAGACCTTTACTTCAACACCGGTGACCTAATGAGGATCGATAAAGACAATTTCGTTTACTTCCAGGATCGTGTCGGGGACACCTTCAG GTGGAAAGGTGAGAACGTTGCGACAACTGAGGTCTCTGACATCCTTTCGATGAGTGACTGTCTGCAAGAGGCCAATGTTTACGGAGTCCAAGTGCCAG ggCACGAGGGGCGCGCGGGCATGGCAGCTGCCACTCTGAAGAACGACGCACGGTTTGACGGAAGTAAACTTTATGACCACGTTGTTAGCTACCTGCCATCATACGCACGACCTCGCTTCATAAGGCTGCAG AGTGCAGTGGAAGTCACAGCTACTTTTAAGCAGATGAAAGTGAAGCTAGTGAATCAGGGGTTTGATCCGGAAAACACCCAGGAGCCTCTTTACGTCCTCGACGACAGAGCGAAGAGCTACGTACCGCTGACGGCTGAGGTCTACCGCTCCATCCTGTCAGGAAGCGTCAAGCTGTAA